A part of Uloborus diversus isolate 005 chromosome 6, Udiv.v.3.1, whole genome shotgun sequence genomic DNA contains:
- the LOC129224160 gene encoding uncharacterized protein LOC129224160 — MLRDALLGLLLLGCCALAQMPPPYNLYGALAYPPPPPPPQYYAPQPPPPPPPSSVTYSSSGMYPAAASPYPTYGLPPPPMYPPPYQTFSGSGPMGDPFTTTTG, encoded by the coding sequence ATGCTCAGAGACGCCTTACTCGGACTACTGCTGCTGGGCTGCTGCGCCCTGGCCCAGATGCCGCCGCCCTATAACCTATACGGCGCCCTGGCCTATCCGCCTCCGCCACCACCACCGCAGTACTACGCGCCTCAACCGCCGCCGCCTCCACCGCCCAGTTCTGTGACGTACTCTTCTTCTGGAATGTATCCGGCCGCAGCGTCGCCTTACCCTACCTATGGTCTTCCACCGCCGCCCATGTATCCACCCCCTTACCAGACTTTCTCCGGATCTGGACCCATGGGAGATCCTTTCACGACGACGACCGGGTAA